From Phaeocystidibacter marisrubri, the proteins below share one genomic window:
- a CDS encoding LytTR family transcriptional regulator DNA-binding domain-containing protein, whose translation MEGCQTFVFLRIGASHFRSVKFSDIVLIESDQPRKLKIYFKNESDIKSEVIRKTLSKISDELPNCFWRINRKTIVNSKHVNTVSDKFDYVQVGSLLLDVGPSFRSKLRAILNVLE comes from the coding sequence ATGGAAGGATGTCAGACGTTCGTTTTTTTGAGAATTGGGGCTTCTCACTTTCGAAGTGTAAAATTTTCTGATATCGTTCTGATTGAGAGTGATCAACCAAGGAAACTGAAGATTTATTTTAAGAACGAATCTGATATTAAATCAGAAGTTATTCGTAAAACATTATCCAAAATCTCAGACGAGTTGCCTAATTGTTTTTGGCGGATCAATCGTAAAACGATTGTGAATTCGAAACATGTCAATACGGTTTCTGATAAGTTCGATTACGTTCAGGTTGGTTCATTATTGTTAGACGTAGGACCTTCATTCAGGTCGAAACTACGAGCTATTCTGAACGTTCTGGAATAA